A portion of the Daphnia magna isolate NIES linkage group LG4, ASM2063170v1.1, whole genome shotgun sequence genome contains these proteins:
- the LOC116920226 gene encoding LOW QUALITY PROTEIN: F-box only protein 21 (The sequence of the model RefSeq protein was modified relative to this genomic sequence to represent the inferred CDS: deleted 1 base in 1 codon), whose amino-acid sequence MSLLSLPNELLVNYVFSHSDIKISDLYHLMHSCTLLRNIIFNSNQLWRRKYEERWGYSVSLKRFSKNEVNWLEVVGIRLRVAKDVQEIVETLSSLCYPDPESFELLTPSCVMDKLLATAIPFSEFVEEELEQLAFMNFWQSDGYGNLTLAYHAERALRKVRTSLLEGKWWDFLEQDSSQKTLLEATVLVSQWLEVPNEHFPSLQNIKDYLGKITQRVKELIIEKQRSFYSLRAVNANPKVSPREILTIINYVLFHESEQDFMDTLWLDKELDFHELQKNISIAKVMERRESCTTILCVIYQEVASSMGIQCELVYCDSSMDDRDRLLLKWLEYPKHEGGKGFTYIDVCDGGTVHRPDHLRRIGPLRHQNEDFQYYFVDPAQPAEKGRVHSSANARALHQDGQTDLWLDRRSQTVSEVARLARLACIISSLIGEAPELVLEYAEHCFNYGVQLSDAIHLLEAEGLQDHPLLGKCILQLEERRTQIAAYQQVVSRRVPSIKYAVGLVMIYNYTNAMGEVCNEICVITSWEVKGSAENYLRSVGNLDQPFYHVLTRSHADHSLACVPEDKLVLHPDVGSVIFLHDQLGFHFERFDGRRFVPNAGKRYRFPDDEAFALNLTKK is encoded by the exons ATGTCTTTGCTTTCACTTCCCAACGAGCTTTTGGTTAATTATGTATTTTCCCATAGTGATATTAAGATTTCGGACCTATATCACCTTATGCATTCGTGCACTTTGTTAAGAAACATAATTTTCAATTCTAACCAGCTGTGGAGGCGAAAGTACGAAGAAAG ATGGGGCTATTCAGTAAGCTTGAAAAGATTTTCAAAGAATGAAGTCAACTGGCTTGAGGTAGTGGGCATACGTCTCAGGGTGGCAAAAGATGTCCAGGAGATTGTAGAAACCTTGTCATCACTGTGTTACCCAGATCCAGAAAGCTTTGAGCTCCTAACTCCAAGCTGTGTCATGGATAAACTATTGGCTACTGCAATTCCATTTTCTGAATTTGTTGAAGAAGAACTTGAACAACTTGCATTTATGAACTTTTGGCAGTCTGATGG TTATGGAAATCTGACATTGGCTTATCATGCTGAGCGTGCCTTGAGAAAAGTAAGAACTTCCCTGTTAGAGGGCAAGTGGTGGGACTTTCTAGAACAAGATTCATCACAAAAAACATTGTTAGAAGCAACAGTGCTTGTTTCACAGTGGTTGGAAGTTCCAAATGAACATTTTCCCAGTCTACAGAATATTAAAGATTACCTGGGCAAAATAACCCAAAGAGTGAAGGAACTAATAATTGAAAAGCAAAGATCATTCTATTCATTAAGAGCTGTTAATGCCAATCCTAAAGTGTCCCCCAGAGAGATTTTAACCATCATTAACTATGTGTTGTTCCATGAAAGTGAACAGGATTTTATGGATACACTTTGGTTAGATAAAGAGCTCGATTTTCACGAGCTGCAAAAAAATATCTCAATTGCAAAG GTGATGGAACGGAGAGAAAGCTGCACTACAATTTTATGTGTCATTTACCAAGAAGTGGCTAGTAGCATGGGCATTCAGTGCGAACTTGTCTATTGCGATTCCTCCATGGATGACAGAGACAGACTTCTTCTTAAATGGCTAGAGTATCcaaa ACACGAGGGTGGAAAAGGATTCACCTACATCGACGTCTGTGATGGCGGAACTGTGCACCGCCCCGATCATTTACGACGTATCGGTCCTCTACGTCATCAAAATGAAGACTTCCAGTATTATTTCGTCGATCCCGCTCAACCAGCCGAAAAAGGTAGAGTACATTCTTCGGCGAATGCTAGAGCCCTACATCAG GACGGGCAGACTGATTTATGGCTTGATCGGCGATCTCAAACGGTGTCAGAGGTCGCCAGATTAGCGAGATTAGCCTGCATTATCTCATCTCTTATTGGGGAAGCTCCTGAATTGGTCTTGGAATATGCCGAGCATTGCTTCAATTATGGCGTTCAATTAAGCGACGCCATTCATCTTCTTGag GCAGAAGGGCTTCAAGACCACCCGCTTCTAGGCAAATGCATCCTTCAATTAGAGGAGCGTCGAACACAAATCGCTGCG TACCAGCAAGTTGTTTCACGTCGGGTGCCGTCGATAAAATATGCAGTCGGCCTCGTCATGATATACAACTACACAAATGCAATGGGTGAAGTGTGCAACGAAATTTGTGTCATCACTTCGTGGGAGGTTAAGGGATCGGCGGAGAATTATTTAAGATCCGTTGGAAATCTCGATCAACCTTTTTACCACGTTTTGACTAGGAGTCATGCAGATCACAGCCTCGCTTGCGTTCCTGAAG ACAAATTAGTACTTCATCCCGATGTTGGTTCAGTTATATTTCTTCATGATCAACTGGGTTTTCACTTTGAAAGATTTGACGGTCGTAGGTTCGTACCGAATGCCGGAAAAAGATACCGTTTTCCTGACGATGAGGCCTTTGCCTTGAACTTGACCAagaaataa